The following coding sequences are from one Salvia hispanica cultivar TCC Black 2014 chromosome 3, UniMelb_Shisp_WGS_1.0, whole genome shotgun sequence window:
- the LOC125211421 gene encoding putative glucose-6-phosphate 1-epimerase isoform X1, giving the protein MDHSQRSAVEISKDENGVTQVLLQSPRGASVRISLHGGQVRSWKTERGEELLFTSSKANLKPPGGVRGGIPICFPQFGKRGSLEKHGFARNRIWMIDENPPPLPSADHGNKAFIDLILKSSDDDLKIWPHSFEFRIRVNLSVDGSLSLTSRIRNVNCKPFSFSFAYHTYFSVSDISEVRVEGLETLDYLDSLFNKERFTEQGDALTFESEVDRVYLGSRDAVAVFDHERKRTFVIRKEGLPDVVVWNPWEKKAKTIADLGDDEYKQMLCVDAAAIEKPIALKPGEEWTGRVELSLVASIQ; this is encoded by the exons ATGGATCATTCACAGAGATCAGCGGTTGAGATCAGCAAGGATGAAAATGGGGTCACACAAGTGCTGCTTCAAAGTCCACGTGGCGCATCGGTTAGG ATCAGTCTCCATGGAGGGCAGGTCCGATCATGGAAAACAGAACGAGGGGAGGAACTGTTGTTCACTAGTTCTAAG GCGAATTTGAAGCCTCCGGGAGGTGTGAGAGGAGGGATTCCCATCTGTTTCCCGCAG TTTGGGAAGCGCGGCTCGTTGGAGAAGCATGGATTTGCAAGGAATAGGATATGGATGATTGATGAGAATCCTCCACCTCTGCCGTCTGCTGATCATGGTAACAAAGCATTCATTGATTTGATTCTCAAATCATCCGATGATGATCTCAAAATCTGGCCTCATAG TTTTGAGTTCCGGATTAGGGTGAATCTGAGCGTTGATGGAAGTTTAAGCCTGACTTCACGAATCCGCAATGTCAACTGCAAGCCCTTTAGCTTCTCGTTCGCTTATCACACTTACTTCTCTGTCTCGGATATCAG TGAGGTGAGAGTAGAGGGGTTGGAAACACTTGACTATCTCGACAGCCTGTTCAACAAAGAGCGTTTCACAGAACAAGGCGACGCGTTAACATTTGAATCCGAG GTTGATCGCGTATATCTTGGCTCTAGGGACGCGGTGGCAGTGTTTGATCACGAGAGAAAGAGGACTTTCGTGATCAGAAAGGAAGGGCTTCCAGATGTAG TGGTGTGGAATCCGTGGGAGAAGAAGGCAAAGACGATAGCTGATTTGGGAGACGATGAGTACAAGCAGATGCTGTGTGTGGATGCAGCAGCTATAGAGAAGCCGATTGCTCTCAAACCGGGAGAGGAGTGGACAGGGCGAGTCGAGCTGTCTCTCGTCGCATCCATACAGTAG
- the LOC125215263 gene encoding cation/H(+) antiporter 18-like, with protein MAAAAPNATTCLPPMKATSNGMFQGDDPLHYALPLLIIQICLVLLLTRGLAYLLRPLRQPRVIAEIIGGVLLGPSALGRNKKYLHALFPARSLTVLDTIANLGLLFFLFLVGLELDPKSIKRTGKKALSIALAGITLPFAFGIGTSFAFRATISADAKPAPFLVFMGVALSITAFPVLARILAELKLLTTDVGRMAMSAAAVNDVAAWVLLALAIALSGTGHSPLVSVWVFLCGFGFVFFCILVAPPVFRWMARRCPEGEPVDEIYICATLAAVLAASLVTDTIGIHALFGAFVVGVLVPKEGPFAGALVEKVEDLVSGMFLPLYFVSSGLKTNVATIQGGQSWGLLALVITTACTGKILGTVVASMMCKVSFSEAFTLGFLMNTKGLVELIVLNIGKDRGVLNDQAFAIMVLMALFTTFITTPVVIAIYRPARMATTEYKHRTIQRKETSTQLRILACFQSSRTVPTLINLMEISRGTGRRGSLRVYAMHLMELSERSSVILMVHKVKNNGIPFFSKEKAPDSTQVVVAFEAFNQLSHVAISPATAISPMMTMHQDICASAEVKRASVIVLPFHKHVRLDGHLETTREEMRHVNRRVLECAPCSVAILIDRGLGGTAHVPASNVDYTITAFFFGGPDDREALAYGALMAEHPGIRMNAVRVHVDPKVAGPTVKVDVEGEEDGEAEARSADEDFITDFKDKVPRDGSIKFEDAVVKDAAEAVEVIKAHKSCNLFLVGRISEGELAAALKQKRECPELGPVGNLLISPDLSTTASVLVVQQYRSKLTGPSLMSLKEEDDDASKNADDYDTE; from the exons ATGGCCGCCGCAGCCCCTAACGCGACGACATGCCTGCCCCCGATGAAGGCGACATCCAACGGCATGTTCCAAGGCGACGATCCTCTGCATTACGCTCTTCCTCTTCTCATCATACAGATATGTCTGGTCCTGCTTCTCACCCGAGGCCTCGCTTATCTCCTCCGACCCCTTCGCCAGCCACGTGTCATCGCCGAAATCATT GGTGGAGTTCTATTGGGGCCATCAGCATTAGGGCGCAATAAGAAGTATCTTCATGCATTATTTCCAGCAAGAAGCCTCACAGTTCTTGACACCATAGCAAATCTTGGCCTTCTATTTTTCCTGTTTCTGGTCGGGCTCGAGCTGGATCCGAAATCGATAAAACGAACCGGGAAGAAGGCTCTCAGCATCGCTCTCGCGGGAATCACCCTTCCGTTCGCCTTTGGAATCGGGACCTCGTTTGCATTCAGAGCCACCATCTCCGCGGACGCCAAGCCGGCCCCGTTTCTCGTGTTCATGGGAGTTGCCCTGTCCATCACGGCCTTCCCCGTGCTCGCGCGCATCTTAGCCGAGCTGAAGCTCCTGACCACGGACGTCGGCCGCATGGCCATGTCAGCCGCGGCTGTCAACGACGTGGCGGCTTGGGTCTTGCTCGCTCTGGCCATCGCCTTGTCCGGGACCGGCCACTCCCCTCTTGTCTCTGTTTGGGTGTTCCTGTGCGGGTTCGGGTTTGTGTTCTTCTGCATCCTGGTGGCGCCACCGGTTTTCAGATGGATGGCGAGGCGCTGCCCGGAGGGCGAGCCGGTCGACGAGATCTACATATGTGCGACGCTCGCGGCGGTATTGGCTGCGTCGCTGGTTACCGACACGATCGGGATCCATGCGTTGTTCGGGGCGTTTGTTGTTGGTGTTCTGGTGCCTAAAGAAGGTCCCTTTGCTGGGGCTCTGGTGGAGAAGGTTGAGGATTTGGTTTCGGGTATGTTCTTGCCACTCTACTTCGTGTCGAGTGGGCTCAAGACGAATGTGGCAACGATACAAGGCGGGCAGTCGTGGGGGCTTCTGGCTCTCGTGATCACGACTGCGTGCACCGGGAAGATACTTGGCACGGTCGTGGCGTCTATGATGTGCAAGGTCTCGTTTTCGGAGGCGTTCACTCTTGGTTTTTTGATGAACACGAAAGGGCTGGTCGAGCTCATCGTGCTCAACATAGGGAAAGACCGGGGCGTTTTAAACGACCAAGCTTTCGCTATCATGGTGTTGATGGCGTTGTTCACGACGTTTATAACTACCCCGGTGGTTATAGCGATATACAGGCCGGCTCGGATGGCGACAACCGAGTACAAGCACCGGACCATACAGAGGAAGGAGACTAGCACCCAGCTTCGGATCCTAGCCTGCTTCCAAAGCAGCCGGACGGTTCCTACACTGATCAACCTCATGGAGATATCACGCGGGACGGGGAGGCGCGGTAGCCTCCGCGTCTACGCAATGCACCTCATGGAGCTGTCTGAGAGATCCTCTGTTATTCTAATGGTTCACAAGGTTAAAAACAATGGCATCCCCTTCTTCAGCAAGGAGAAGGCCCCGGATTCGACGCAGGTCGTCGTCGCGTTCGAGGCCTTCAACCAGCTCAGCCACGTCGCGATCTCACCGGCCACCGCGATCTCGCCGATGATGACCATGCACCAGGACATATGCGCGTCCGCGGAGGTGAAGCGCGCCTCCGTGATCGTGCTCCCCTTCCACAAGCACGTGAGGCTCGACGGGCACTTGGAGACGACGCGCGAGGAGATGCGCCACGTCAACCGGCGGGTCCTCGAGTGCGCGCCCTGCTCGGTCGCGATCCTCATCGATCGTGGCCTGGGCGGGACCGCGCACGTCCCAGCGAGCAACGTGGACTACACGATAACCGCGTTCTTCTTCGGGGGGCCGGACGACCGCGAGGCGCTCGCGTACGGGGCTCTCATGGCAGAGCACCCCGGGATCAGGATGAACGCTGTGCGAGTGCACGTCGACCCGAAGGTCGCGGGGCCCACGGTTAAGGTGGACGTGGAGGGCGAAGAAGACGGGGAAGCAGAGGCGAGGTCGGCCGATGAGGATTTCATAACGGATTTCAAGGACAAGGTGCCAAGGGACGGGTCGATCAAGTTCGAGGACGCGGTGGTGAAGGACGCGGCGGAGGCGGTGGAGGTGATCAAGGCGCACAAGAGCTGCAATTTGTTCTTGGTGGGGAGGATTTCGGAGGGCGAGCTGGCCGCGGCGCTCAAGCAGAAGAGGGAATGCCCGGAGCTCGGACCGGTCGGGAATTTGCTGATTTCACCGGATCTTTCGACGACAGCATCGGTGCTGGTGGTGCAGCAGTACCGGAGCAAGTTAACCGGACCTTCGCTGATGTCTTTGAAAGAAGAAGACGATGATGCGTCAAAGAATGCAGATGATTATGATACTGAATGA
- the LOC125215051 gene encoding probable inactive receptor kinase At4g23740 has protein sequence MENYALHFIVGALLLLSEFQEIVAETVLDGDKQALLDFAGNIHLSRRPLNWGVQSSVCKNWTGIGCSEDGSRVISLRLPGIGIHGPIPANTLSLSRLSVLQILSLRANGINGTFPLDLGNLKNLSFLYLQHNNFWGPLPLEFSLWRNLTIVNLSDNGFNGSIPSSISGLSRLVALNLASNSLSGEVPDLDLPNLQLLNLSYNDLSGSVPRSLQRFPKSVFLGNSESLLDYNVSVVLAPPHEEHRSRGGGNAGKLSEKALLGIVVACSVLGVLGFGFVLLVCILRRKTVDGFPGELVKGNMSPEKAISRGQDASNKLVFFEGCNYAFDLEDLLRASAEVLGKGTFGTAYKAILEDATMVVVKRLKDVNVGKREFEQQMSIIGSIKHENVTELRAYYYSKDEKLMVYDYFSQGSVASLLHGKPGESKTHLDWETRLKIAIGAAKGIARIHTENSGKLVHGNLKSSNIFLNPQQFGCVSDLGLSTIMSALAPPIARAAGYRAPEVTDTRKAAQPCDVYSFGVILLELLTGKSPVHTSNGDEMVHLVRWVHSVVREEWTAEVFDVELLRYPDIDEELVEMLQIAMACVARAAEQRPKMSEVVKMLESVRVKPESRAPGDPEPSSGGV, from the exons ATGGAGAATTATGCTCTGCATTTCATCGTCGGAGCCTTGCTTCTGCTCTCggaatttcaagaaattgtAGCTGAAACAGTTCTCGACGGCGACAAGCAGGCATTGCTCGATTTCGCCGGCAATATCCATCTCTCCCGCCGCCCTTTGAACTGGGGTGTTCAGAGCTCAGTGTGCAAGAATTGGACTGGAATTGGGTGCAGCGAAGATGGAAGCAGAGTGATATCACTGCGGCTGCCGGGAATCGGCATCCACGGCCCTATTCCGGCGAACACGCTCAGCCTCAGCCGCCTCTCGGTGCTGCAGATCTTGAGCCTCCGGGCAAATGGGATTAATGGGACTTTCCCTCTCGATTTGGGTAATCTAAAAAACTTATCTTTTTTGTATCTCCAGCACAACAATTTCTGGGGCCCTTTGCCCTTGGAGTTCTCTCTCTGGAGGAACTTAACCATTGTGAATTTGTCTGATAATGGGTTTAATGGTAGCATCCCTAGCTCAATATCTGGTTTGAGTCGTCTCGTGGCCTTGAATCTTGCTAGCAATTCGCTCTCCGGTGAGGTTCCTGATTTGGATTTGCCGAATTTGCAGCTGCTTAACTTGTCTTACAATGATCTTAGTGGTAGTGTGCCTAGATCACTCCAGAGGTTTCCAAAGTCTGTGTTTTTAGGCAATAGTGAATCACTGTTGGATTACAATGTTAGCGTTGTCTTAGCTCCTCCTCACGAGGAGCATCGTTCGAGGGGTGGTGGAAATGCCGGGAAGCTTAGTGAAAAGGCCTTGCTTGGGATAGTTGTGGCTTGTTCTGTATTGGGGGTTCTTGGTTTTGGCTTTGTGTTGCTTGTTTGCATTCTTAGGAGGAAGACGGTGGATGGTTTCCCCGGGGAGTTGGTGAAAGGGAACATGTCACCGGAGAAGGCAATCTCCCGCGGCCAGGATGCTAGTAATAAGTTGGTTTTCTTTGAGGGGTGTAACTATGCTTTTGATTTGGAGGATTTGCTGAGGGCTTCCGCTGAGGTGTTGGGGAAGGGTACGTTTGGGACGGCTTACAAGGCCATCCTCGAGGACGCCACGATGGTGGTGGTGAAGAGGTTGAAGGATGTCAACGTGGGGAAGAGGGAGTTCGAGCAGCAAATGAGCATAATTGGAAGCATCAAGCACGAGAACGTGACTGAGCTGAGGGCTTACTATTACTCCAAAGATGAGAAGCTTATGGTTTACGATTACTTCAGTCAAGGCAGCGTAGCTTCGTTGCTACATG GGAAGCCAGGAGAGAGCAAGACTCATCTCGACTGGGAAACTCGGTTAAAGATAGCCATCGGTGCTGCAAAGGGCATAGCGCGTATCCACACAGAAAACAGCGGAAAACTAGTCCACGGGAACCTCAAATCATCAAACATATTCCTAAACCCTCAGCAGTTTGGCTGCGTGTCTGATCTCGGCCTGTCAACGATAATGAGTGCACTCGCTCCACCAATAGCCCGAGCAGCTGGTTACCGCGCGCCTGAGGTGACAGATACGCGCAAGGCAGCGCAGCCTTGCGATGTCTACAGCTTCGGGGTGATCCTGCTCGAGCTTCTCACTGGAAAGTCCCCGGTCCACACCAGCAACGGGGACGAGATGGTGCACTTGGTGCGTTGGGTCCATTCCGTGGTGAGAGAGGAATGGACAGCCGAAGTTTTTGATGTGGAGCTGCTGAGGTATCCGGATATAGACGAGGAGTTGGTGGAGATGCTGCAGATAGCAATGGCTTGCGTTGCGAGAGCTGCTGAGCAGAGGCCTAAGATGTCGGAGGTCGTGAAGATGCTCGAGAGTGTTCGGGTGAAGCCTGAGAGCCGAGCACCGGGAGATCCGGAACCTTCTTCGGGTGGTGTTTGA
- the LOC125211421 gene encoding putative glucose-6-phosphate 1-epimerase isoform X2 has protein sequence MDHSQRSAVEISKDENGVTQVLLQSPRGASVRISLHGGQVRSWKTERGEELLFTSSKANLKPPGGVRGGIPICFPQFGKRGSLEKHGFARNRIWMIDENPPPLPSADHGNKAFIDLILKSSDDDLKIWPHSFEFRIRVNLSVDGSLSLTSRIRNVNCKPFSFSFAYHTYFSVSDISEVRVEGLETLDYLDSLFNKERFTEQGDALTFESEVDRVYLGSRDAVAVFDHERKRTFVIRKEGLPDWCGIRGRRRQRR, from the exons ATGGATCATTCACAGAGATCAGCGGTTGAGATCAGCAAGGATGAAAATGGGGTCACACAAGTGCTGCTTCAAAGTCCACGTGGCGCATCGGTTAGG ATCAGTCTCCATGGAGGGCAGGTCCGATCATGGAAAACAGAACGAGGGGAGGAACTGTTGTTCACTAGTTCTAAG GCGAATTTGAAGCCTCCGGGAGGTGTGAGAGGAGGGATTCCCATCTGTTTCCCGCAG TTTGGGAAGCGCGGCTCGTTGGAGAAGCATGGATTTGCAAGGAATAGGATATGGATGATTGATGAGAATCCTCCACCTCTGCCGTCTGCTGATCATGGTAACAAAGCATTCATTGATTTGATTCTCAAATCATCCGATGATGATCTCAAAATCTGGCCTCATAG TTTTGAGTTCCGGATTAGGGTGAATCTGAGCGTTGATGGAAGTTTAAGCCTGACTTCACGAATCCGCAATGTCAACTGCAAGCCCTTTAGCTTCTCGTTCGCTTATCACACTTACTTCTCTGTCTCGGATATCAG TGAGGTGAGAGTAGAGGGGTTGGAAACACTTGACTATCTCGACAGCCTGTTCAACAAAGAGCGTTTCACAGAACAAGGCGACGCGTTAACATTTGAATCCGAG GTTGATCGCGTATATCTTGGCTCTAGGGACGCGGTGGCAGTGTTTGATCACGAGAGAAAGAGGACTTTCGTGATCAGAAAGGAAGGGCTTCCAGAT TGGTGTGGAATCCGTGGGAGAAGAAGGCAAAGACGATAG
- the LOC125215262 gene encoding uncharacterized protein At5g41620 isoform X1 — protein MKSGEEPAEKGGNLGEKLRRVGKRGGHTTPVASFWRLEQLQQQGEATAPFFTKQLQDFRGNPCQIPFLSARKLAATLWELDQMHHASLPRLRRLNHEEKTGLDPQPDLQPESSSSLRRHVAATLMQHHRSAERNSRALQPVSPASYGSSMEIAPYNPAVTPTSSIEFKGRAGETSYGLRTSTELLKVLNRIWSLEEQHVSNMSLVKALKKELDNARSQIKALVREQQADRREMDELMEQIAEEKVARKSKEQDRMSATIQSLREELEDERKLRKRSESLHRKLARELYDVKTTLAKLSKEMENERRSHDLMEDLCDEFALGIRGYEKELRALRKVSDKDWTERADHDQLILHLSETWLDERMQMKLEGVGRKKYAVDKLSSEIEAFMQAKSLHNANGSQVVKDPTLRRSSLESIPLNMAVSAPQDEDDSGGSDSNCFELERMKMSTLKSHENEYPRNEEGETTKTKQAKKKNASSERVSPSALQVKYEEPHGESSNQIEDDAERALDEPGETSSITQKPENGEVAKESGGMNSNQMIENLIRNHYMMSENGTKQPGHSVWRSQPSPVRHWSEKLPSPDQNASAESSVKLHPDLKENTLKAKLFEARTRGQRSRSRLKASIFPSRKE, from the exons atgaaaagtgGGGAAGAGCCAGCAGAAAAAGGAGGAAATTTAGGGGAAAAGTTGAGGAGGGTGGGGAAAAGAGGGGGACACACCACTCCAGTAGCATCATTTTGGAGACTTGAACAATTGCAACAACAAGGAGAAGCTACAGCTCCCTTTTTCACTAAACAATTGCAAGATTTCAGAGGAAACCCTTGTCaaattccttttctttctgCAAGGAAACTTGCTGCCACTCTTTGGGAGCTTGATCAAATGCACCACGCCTCTCTCCCGCGTCTCCGCCGCCTCAATCATGAGGAGAAGACTGGCCTTGATCCTCAACCAGACCTG CAGCCAGAAAGTTCTAGCAGTTTGAGGAGGCACGTTGCGGCTACATTAATGCAACACCATCGGTCAGCTGAGAGGAACAGCCGTGCCTTGCAACCTGTATCACCTGCAAGTTATGGCAGCTCCATGGAG ATTGCGCCCTATAACCCAGCGGTCACGCCTACCAGCTCCATCGAATTCAAAGGTAGAGCTGGGGAGACGAGCTACGGCTTAAGAACATCAACGGAGCTACTAAAAGTTTTAAACCGTATCTGGAGCCTGGAAGAGCAACATGTTTCCAACATGTCTCTCGTGAAAGCACTAAAAAAGGAGTTGGATAACGCGCGCTCTCAGATCAAAGCGTTGGTGAGGGAGCAACAAGCTGATAGACGCGAAATGGACGAACTGATGGAGCAGATTGCAGAAGAAAAAGTAGCTAGGAAGTCGAAGGAGCAAGATCGAATGAGTGCAACCATTCAGTCCTTGAGGGAAGAATTGGAGGACGAGAGGAAGTTGAGGAAGCGGTCAGAGAGCCTACACAGGAAGCTAGCCAGGGAGCTGTATGATGTGAAGACGACTCTCGCTAAACTGTCTAAAGAGATGGAGAACGAAAGAAGGTCACACGATCTCATGGAAGATCTCTGCGATGAGTTCGCTCTAGGAATAAGAGGATACGAGAAAGAACTGCGTGCTCTCAGGAAAGTATCCGATAAAGATTGGACTGAAAGAGCTGATCATGACCAGTTGATTCTTCACTTATCTGAAACATGGCTCGACGAGAGGATGCAGATGAAGCTGGAAGGTGTTGGACGGAAAAAGTATGCCGTGGACAAGCTGAGCTCCGAGATTGAAGCATTCATGCAGGCTAAATCACTTCATAATGCTAATGGCAGCCAAGTGGTGAAGGATCCTACTCTCCGAAGAAGTTCTCTTGAGTCGATCCCACTGAATATGGCCGTTAGCGCTCCTCAAGACGAGGATGACTCGGGAGGTAGTGACTCTAATTGTTTTGAGCTTGAGAGGATGAAAATGTCCACCCTAAAGAGCCACGAAAACGAGTACCCCAGAAACGAAGAAGGTGAAACCACGAAGACAAAGCAAGCCAAGAAGAAAAACGCGTCTTCAGAGAGGGTGAGTCCATCTGCTTTGCAGGTGAAATATGAAGAACCGCACGGTGAAAGCTCAAACCAGATCGAGGACGATGCAGAGCGTGCTCTGGACGAACCGGGAGAAACGAGCAGCATTACTCAGAAGCCTGAAAACGGTGAAGTAGCAAAAGAGAGTGGTGGGATGAATTCAAACCAGATGATTGAGAATTTGATCAGAAATCACTATATGATGTCAGAAAACGGGACGAAGCAGCCGGGTCACTCTGTCTGGAGGAGCCAACCGAGCCCGGTTCGCCATTGGAGCGAGAAGCTACCGTCTCCTGATCAGAATGCTTCAGCTGAGTCATCTGTCAAACTGCATCCAGACTTGAAAGAGAACACTTTGAAGGCAAAGCTGTTTGAAGCTCGGACACGGGGCCAGCGCTCGCGCTCACGCTTAAAAGCTTCGATTTTTCCCTCGAGGAAGGAATGA
- the LOC125215262 gene encoding uncharacterized protein At5g41620 isoform X2 has product MKSGEEPAEKGGNLGEKLRRVGKRGGHTTPVASFWRLEQLQQQGEATAPFFTKQLQDFRGNPCQIPFLSARKLAATLWELDQMHHASLPRLRRLNHEEKTGLDPQPDLPESSSSLRRHVAATLMQHHRSAERNSRALQPVSPASYGSSMEIAPYNPAVTPTSSIEFKGRAGETSYGLRTSTELLKVLNRIWSLEEQHVSNMSLVKALKKELDNARSQIKALVREQQADRREMDELMEQIAEEKVARKSKEQDRMSATIQSLREELEDERKLRKRSESLHRKLARELYDVKTTLAKLSKEMENERRSHDLMEDLCDEFALGIRGYEKELRALRKVSDKDWTERADHDQLILHLSETWLDERMQMKLEGVGRKKYAVDKLSSEIEAFMQAKSLHNANGSQVVKDPTLRRSSLESIPLNMAVSAPQDEDDSGGSDSNCFELERMKMSTLKSHENEYPRNEEGETTKTKQAKKKNASSERVSPSALQVKYEEPHGESSNQIEDDAERALDEPGETSSITQKPENGEVAKESGGMNSNQMIENLIRNHYMMSENGTKQPGHSVWRSQPSPVRHWSEKLPSPDQNASAESSVKLHPDLKENTLKAKLFEARTRGQRSRSRLKASIFPSRKE; this is encoded by the exons atgaaaagtgGGGAAGAGCCAGCAGAAAAAGGAGGAAATTTAGGGGAAAAGTTGAGGAGGGTGGGGAAAAGAGGGGGACACACCACTCCAGTAGCATCATTTTGGAGACTTGAACAATTGCAACAACAAGGAGAAGCTACAGCTCCCTTTTTCACTAAACAATTGCAAGATTTCAGAGGAAACCCTTGTCaaattccttttctttctgCAAGGAAACTTGCTGCCACTCTTTGGGAGCTTGATCAAATGCACCACGCCTCTCTCCCGCGTCTCCGCCGCCTCAATCATGAGGAGAAGACTGGCCTTGATCCTCAACCAGACCTG CCAGAAAGTTCTAGCAGTTTGAGGAGGCACGTTGCGGCTACATTAATGCAACACCATCGGTCAGCTGAGAGGAACAGCCGTGCCTTGCAACCTGTATCACCTGCAAGTTATGGCAGCTCCATGGAG ATTGCGCCCTATAACCCAGCGGTCACGCCTACCAGCTCCATCGAATTCAAAGGTAGAGCTGGGGAGACGAGCTACGGCTTAAGAACATCAACGGAGCTACTAAAAGTTTTAAACCGTATCTGGAGCCTGGAAGAGCAACATGTTTCCAACATGTCTCTCGTGAAAGCACTAAAAAAGGAGTTGGATAACGCGCGCTCTCAGATCAAAGCGTTGGTGAGGGAGCAACAAGCTGATAGACGCGAAATGGACGAACTGATGGAGCAGATTGCAGAAGAAAAAGTAGCTAGGAAGTCGAAGGAGCAAGATCGAATGAGTGCAACCATTCAGTCCTTGAGGGAAGAATTGGAGGACGAGAGGAAGTTGAGGAAGCGGTCAGAGAGCCTACACAGGAAGCTAGCCAGGGAGCTGTATGATGTGAAGACGACTCTCGCTAAACTGTCTAAAGAGATGGAGAACGAAAGAAGGTCACACGATCTCATGGAAGATCTCTGCGATGAGTTCGCTCTAGGAATAAGAGGATACGAGAAAGAACTGCGTGCTCTCAGGAAAGTATCCGATAAAGATTGGACTGAAAGAGCTGATCATGACCAGTTGATTCTTCACTTATCTGAAACATGGCTCGACGAGAGGATGCAGATGAAGCTGGAAGGTGTTGGACGGAAAAAGTATGCCGTGGACAAGCTGAGCTCCGAGATTGAAGCATTCATGCAGGCTAAATCACTTCATAATGCTAATGGCAGCCAAGTGGTGAAGGATCCTACTCTCCGAAGAAGTTCTCTTGAGTCGATCCCACTGAATATGGCCGTTAGCGCTCCTCAAGACGAGGATGACTCGGGAGGTAGTGACTCTAATTGTTTTGAGCTTGAGAGGATGAAAATGTCCACCCTAAAGAGCCACGAAAACGAGTACCCCAGAAACGAAGAAGGTGAAACCACGAAGACAAAGCAAGCCAAGAAGAAAAACGCGTCTTCAGAGAGGGTGAGTCCATCTGCTTTGCAGGTGAAATATGAAGAACCGCACGGTGAAAGCTCAAACCAGATCGAGGACGATGCAGAGCGTGCTCTGGACGAACCGGGAGAAACGAGCAGCATTACTCAGAAGCCTGAAAACGGTGAAGTAGCAAAAGAGAGTGGTGGGATGAATTCAAACCAGATGATTGAGAATTTGATCAGAAATCACTATATGATGTCAGAAAACGGGACGAAGCAGCCGGGTCACTCTGTCTGGAGGAGCCAACCGAGCCCGGTTCGCCATTGGAGCGAGAAGCTACCGTCTCCTGATCAGAATGCTTCAGCTGAGTCATCTGTCAAACTGCATCCAGACTTGAAAGAGAACACTTTGAAGGCAAAGCTGTTTGAAGCTCGGACACGGGGCCAGCGCTCGCGCTCACGCTTAAAAGCTTCGATTTTTCCCTCGAGGAAGGAATGA